The DNA segment ACAGCAGTTACTTTTCCAAAATTTTCAAGCAATTCTTTATTATTAAACTGTAAAAATGCATTTAGTTTTGTTGCCCAGTCTTCCATTGTCATGGGTATGCCGTTCTCTGCCTGATCCTCAGCATAATCCAAGTACATTGTAACGATGCGGTTTAATGATTTTATTTCTTTTTCACTCAAATAATTTTTAGCGATCACCACATCTGATTTAATGATTTTTCCGTTTGGAGCTTTTTTCCATGTGGTTAACCCCATGTAATTTTTTTTATGGCTGGCTCTGTCCATGATAAGTTCGGCAGCGGTATGCCCGTGCACAGCAAAATGCAACTTGTTTTGGACGTTTGCAAAAAAATCTTTAGTGGTCAGGCTTTTTAAAT comes from the Candidatus Cloacimonadota bacterium genome and includes:
- the rhuM gene encoding RhuM family protein, which codes for LKSLTTKDFFANVQNKLHFAVHGHTAAELIMDRASHKKNYMGLTTWKKAPNGKIIKSDVVIAKNYLSEKEIKSLNRIVTMYLDYAEDQAENGIPMTMEDWATKLNAFLQFNNKELLENFGKVTAVIAKTFATSEFEKYRPIQDKLFESDFDREIKKLIEGKK